One window from the genome of Gadus macrocephalus chromosome 7, ASM3116895v1 encodes:
- the LOC132460982 gene encoding B-type lectin plumieribetin-like encodes MTQFNFIATNQELRKGDSLMSQDGSHKAIFQDDGNFVIYKWSPSWHSNTANDGGIRVLLQEDNNLVMYTKERKAVWSSVTWNEANSSKMRLTMTNEGHLVLDKDAQAIWSSENSEGQKEC; translated from the exons ATGACGCAATTCAACTTCATAGCCACCAACCAGGAGCTTCGTAAGGGCGACTCCCTTATGAGTCAAGATGGGAGCCACAAAGCAATCTTTCAG GATGATGGCAATTTTGTCATCTACAAGTGGTCTCCAAGCTGGCATTCCAACACGGCTAACGATGGGGGAATCAGAGTTCTGCTGCAAGAGGACAACAACCTGGTTATGTACACCAAGGAGAGGAAAGCCGTGTGGTCCTCTGTCACCTGGAATGAAGCGAACTCCAGCAAGATGCGTCTGACCATGACAAATGAAGGTCACCTGGTCCTGGACAAGGATGCTCAGGCCATCTGGAGCTCTGAGAATTCTGAAGGTCAGAAAGAGTGTTGA